TGTGGTGACGGGTTTTGTTCCTGTGGCGGAAGCGTATCCTGAAAGAAGCATGCAATGAAAAATAAATATATTTCATATGTTATGAAATATGGCATAGAATAATTATTCTTGAAAATATCGCTTCTCCTTGCTAGAGAGGAACATCCCGAATGCTGCCTGCTCCCACGGACAGCGGCAGCCAACTTCCCAAAGAAAGGAGAAAACCTGATGAAACGTTGTTTTGCCGTCCTGGCGTTGGTCTGCGCCCTGGCCCTGCCCGGCCTGGCCAAGGCCGAAGGTACCGGCATGTACCTTGCCCCCAAGTTCCTGATGAGCATCCAGAACAACTATCCCACCATGGAAGTCGATTCCCTGAGCGCGGGCGAGAACTACAGCCAGTTCACCCTGGGCGGCGCCCTGGCCCTGGGCTATGACTTCAACAGCCAGTTCGGCGTGCCCGTGCGTGCTGAAGTGGAATACGCCCTGCGCGGCAACAGCGAAAAAAGCTGGAACTATGGCAGAGGGATGGATTTCAAGGGTGCCTGGAACGCGTCCACGCTGTTCCTGAACCTCTACTATGATTTCCGCAACAGCACGGCCTTCACGCCCTATGTGGGCGCGGGCCTGGGCATGGCCTTCAATTACGCCAACTACACGTTCTCCTCGCCGGGCTATCACGGCAACTTCGATGAGCACAGCACCAACTTTGCCTGGAACGTGGGTGCCGGTGTGGCCTATGACATCACCGACAGCCTCGCCGTGGACCTGGGCTACCGTTATGTGAACCTGGGCTACTACGAAGTCGATCTCCCTGACGGGGCCAAACTCAAGAACCAGCCCTG
This is a stretch of genomic DNA from Desulfovibrio piger. It encodes these proteins:
- a CDS encoding outer membrane protein, translated to MKRCFAVLALVCALALPGLAKAEGTGMYLAPKFLMSIQNNYPTMEVDSLSAGENYSQFTLGGALALGYDFNSQFGVPVRAEVEYALRGNSEKSWNYGRGMDFKGAWNASTLFLNLYYDFRNSTAFTPYVGAGLGMAFNYANYTFSSPGYHGNFDEHSTNFAWNVGAGVAYDITDSLAVDLGYRYVNLGYYEVDLPDGAKLKNQPCNHEFMLGLRYTF